The genomic segment CTGTTCCTACTATTGATTTCCGTATCAGGCATCGGAGGCAATACGGCCCGCATGATCCTTTCGGCCCTGTCCCCTTCCGAATTGATAAACGCCATCAGTACAGGAAATGCCAATCTGCTGAAAACAGTAAAAGGCATCGGTCTAAAAACCGCCCAACGTGTGATAGTCGATTTGAAAGACAAGATAAAGCCCGGTGGAATAGCCGCCGGAACAACCGATATCTCCGCCTTCACTGCCGCCAATGCACAGGTGCAGGAAGAAGCCATAGCCGCCCTCACAATGCTGGGATTTGCACAGGCCCCTTCACAAAAGGTTGTAATGGCCATTTTAAAGGAAGATGCCGGCGCTCCGGTGGAGCAAGTCATCAAACTGGCTCTGAAAAGGCTATAATCCCAATACATAATTATTCACACATAAAAACAAACAATGAAACCAACTCTTATCTCCATGAAGCAATGGCTAAGCGCCAATGAACGTACACGTACGCTGCCCGGT from the Bacteroides eggerthii genome contains:
- the ruvA gene encoding Holliday junction branch migration protein RuvA, with the translated sequence MIEYIKGEIAELSPANAIIDCNGLGYAVNISLNTYAAIQGKKECKLYIYEAIREDAYVLYGFIDKQERELFLLLISVSGIGGNTARMILSALSPSELINAISTGNANLLKTVKGIGLKTAQRVIVDLKDKIKPGGIAAGTTDISAFTAANAQVQEEAIAALTMLGFAQAPSQKVVMAILKEDAGAPVEQVIKLALKRL